A genomic window from Flavobacterium azooxidireducens includes:
- a CDS encoding sodium-translocating pyrophosphatase — protein sequence MDSIMIYVPIIMALIGLAFMWAKRAWVLKQDAGDGKMKEISDYIYEGALAFLKAEYRLLTFFVIGASIALAGISYIVPTTHILIVVAFIFGAVFSALAGNMGMKIATKTNVRTTQAARTSLPQALKVSFGGGTVMGLGVAGLAVLGLTGFFIILFHFFMNGTWTSTEDMTIVLETLAGFSLGAESIALFARVGGGIYTKAADVGADLVGKVEAGIPEDDPRNPATIADNVGDNVGDVAGMGADLFGSYVATVLAAMVLGNYVIKDMGGSIDDAFGGIGPILLPMAIAGFGILFSIIGTMLVKIKDNNAKEKEVQGALNLGNWASIALTAISCFVLVKYMLPETMNMEFFGEGLKEISSMRVFYATIVGLFVGGVISSVTEYYTGLGTKPVLAIVQKSSTGAGTNVIAGLATGMISTFPTVLIFAGAIWASYALAGFYGVALAASAMMATTAMQLAIDAFGPISDNAGGIAEMSELPKEVRTRTDILDSVGNTTAATGKGFAIASAALTSLALFAAYVTFTGIDGINIFKAPVLAMLFVGGMIPVVFSALAMNSVGKAAMDMVYEVRRQFKEIPGIMEGTGKPEYGKCVEISTKAALREMMLPGILTIGFPILIAVLPMLIGYDNKLIAEMLGGYMAGVTVSGVLWAVFQNNAGGAWDNAKKSFEAGVMINGEMTYKGSDAHKAAVTGDTVGDPFKDTSGPSMNILIKLTCLIGLVIAPILGGHDVVTVVEEVVAIETVVDEVTSPESKEISIDKTKSADGVVTANVTINTTVDGETKTSTQTFVGTDEEVNAKIEEFKKQ from the coding sequence ATGGATTCAATTATGATTTATGTGCCAATAATAATGGCATTAATAGGATTAGCTTTTATGTGGGCTAAAAGAGCTTGGGTTTTAAAGCAAGATGCCGGCGATGGAAAGATGAAAGAGATTTCAGATTATATCTACGAAGGTGCTTTGGCCTTTCTTAAAGCCGAATATCGATTATTAACTTTCTTTGTTATTGGTGCGAGTATCGCTTTAGCAGGAATTTCATATATCGTTCCAACAACGCATATCTTAATAGTAGTTGCATTTATTTTCGGTGCTGTTTTTTCGGCTTTGGCTGGAAATATGGGAATGAAAATCGCTACAAAAACAAATGTTAGAACAACTCAAGCCGCTCGCACGAGTTTGCCACAAGCTTTAAAAGTTTCTTTTGGTGGCGGAACCGTAATGGGATTAGGTGTTGCCGGTTTAGCTGTTTTAGGTTTAACAGGTTTTTTTATCATATTATTCCATTTCTTTATGAATGGAACTTGGACATCTACTGAAGACATGACAATTGTTCTTGAAACATTAGCAGGTTTTTCTCTTGGTGCTGAATCAATTGCATTATTCGCTCGTGTGGGTGGAGGTATTTATACTAAAGCTGCCGATGTTGGTGCCGATTTAGTTGGTAAAGTAGAAGCCGGAATCCCTGAAGATGATCCTCGTAATCCTGCAACAATTGCCGATAACGTTGGTGATAACGTAGGTGACGTTGCCGGAATGGGTGCCGATTTATTTGGTTCGTATGTAGCAACTGTTCTAGCCGCAATGGTTTTAGGAAATTATGTGATTAAAGATATGGGCGGTTCAATTGATGATGCATTCGGCGGAATCGGTCCAATTTTATTACCAATGGCAATTGCCGGTTTTGGAATTTTATTCTCTATCATCGGAACGATGTTGGTGAAAATTAAAGATAACAATGCAAAAGAAAAAGAAGTTCAAGGTGCTTTAAACTTAGGAAACTGGGCTTCAATTGCTTTAACAGCCATTTCATGTTTTGTTTTGGTAAAATATATGTTGCCTGAAACAATGAATATGGAATTCTTTGGTGAAGGTTTAAAAGAAATTTCATCAATGAGAGTATTCTATGCTACTATTGTTGGATTATTTGTTGGAGGTGTTATTTCATCTGTAACTGAATATTACACAGGATTAGGTACAAAACCAGTCTTAGCAATTGTACAAAAATCATCAACCGGAGCAGGAACAAACGTAATTGCAGGTTTAGCAACGGGGATGATTTCAACTTTCCCAACGGTTTTAATTTTTGCAGGTGCTATTTGGGCTTCGTATGCATTAGCTGGTTTCTATGGTGTGGCTTTAGCAGCTTCTGCGATGATGGCTACAACTGCAATGCAATTAGCGATTGATGCATTCGGACCAATTTCTGATAATGCCGGTGGTATTGCCGAAATGAGTGAATTACCAAAAGAAGTTCGTACACGTACCGATATTTTAGATTCAGTTGGAAATACAACTGCTGCAACCGGAAAAGGTTTTGCAATTGCATCTGCTGCATTAACTTCGTTAGCATTATTTGCTGCTTATGTAACGTTTACAGGAATTGACGGAATCAACATCTTTAAAGCTCCGGTTTTAGCGATGTTATTTGTAGGTGGAATGATTCCGGTTGTTTTCTCTGCTTTGGCAATGAATTCAGTTGGAAAAGCTGCGATGGATATGGTATATGAAGTTCGTCGTCAGTTCAAAGAAATTCCTGGAATTATGGAAGGAACAGGAAAACCTGAATATGGAAAATGTGTTGAAATTTCTACTAAAGCCGCTTTACGCGAAATGATGTTGCCTGGAATTTTAACGATTGGTTTCCCTATTTTAATTGCGGTTTTACCGATGTTGATTGGATATGACAACAAATTAATCGCCGAAATGTTAGGTGGTTATATGGCTGGAGTTACTGTTTCTGGTGTACTTTGGGCTGTTTTCCAAAACAACGCCGGTGGTGCTTGGGATAATGCAAAAAAATCGTTCGAAGCCGGTGTAATGATTAATGGTGAAATGACATACAAAGGTTCAGATGCTCACAAGGCAGCTGTAACCGGAGATACTGTGGGTGATCCATTTAAAGATACTTCAGGTCCTTCAATGAACATCTTAATCAAATTAACGTGTTTAATTGGTTTAGTAATCGCTCCAATTTTAGGAGGTCACGATGTTGTTACAGTTGTCGAAGAAGTAGTAGCAATCGAGACAGTAGTTGACGAAGTTACAAGTCCAGAAAGCAAAGAAATCTCAATTGATAAAACAAAATCGGCTGATGGTGTTGTAACCGCAAATGTTACAATTAACACAACAGTTGACGGTGAAACAAAAACTTCTACTCAAACTTTTGTTGGAACCGATGAAGAAGTTAATGCAAAAATTGAAGAATTCAAAAAGCAATAA
- a CDS encoding deoxynucleoside kinase has translation MHIAVAGNIGAGKTTLTRLLAKHFKWEPHFEDVVDNPYLDDFYHQMERWSFNLQIYFLNSRFRQVLQIRESGKKIIQDRTIYEDSHIFAPNLHAMGLMTNRDFNNYKSLFELMESMVQAPDLLIYLRSSIPNLVSQIHKRGREYENTISIDYLSRLNERYEAWIQSYDKGKLLIIDVDNINFVDNPEDLGMIINRIDAEINGLF, from the coding sequence ATGCACATAGCAGTAGCAGGCAACATTGGAGCCGGAAAAACCACCTTAACTAGATTATTAGCCAAACATTTTAAATGGGAGCCACATTTTGAAGATGTGGTAGACAACCCGTATTTAGACGATTTTTACCATCAGATGGAACGTTGGTCGTTTAATTTACAGATTTACTTTTTAAATAGCAGATTCAGACAGGTTTTACAAATTCGCGAAAGCGGAAAAAAAATTATTCAGGATCGAACGATTTATGAAGATTCACACATTTTTGCTCCCAATCTCCATGCAATGGGATTAATGACCAACAGAGATTTTAATAATTACAAATCATTGTTTGAGTTGATGGAAAGTATGGTTCAAGCTCCGGATTTACTGATTTATTTGAGAAGTTCTATCCCTAATTTAGTGAGCCAAATTCACAAAAGAGGTCGTGAATACGAAAACACCATTTCAATTGATTACTTGAGTCGTTTGAACGAACGTTATGAAGCTTGGATTCAAAGTTACGACAAAGGAAAACTGCTTATTATTGATGTTGATAATATTAATTTTGTTGATAATCCGGAAGATTTAGGGATGATTATTAATCGAATTGATGCGGAAATAAATGGATTGTTTTAG
- a CDS encoding GLPGLI family protein: MKTIVVTLLTFFAAVISAIAQDFQGMAVYESKTSTSDFQSSFAGNRDITPEMQKMFEERMKKMFEKTFVLHFNRNASIYKEEEKLDAPGQGNSGFRMASSMMGGGGTQYKNIKEKTYSVDKEVFGKEFLVKDSLPVLEWKMGSETKKIGDYTCYKATAMRKIDQSDFRNIRMKKDDEKKNENESSNKKVEEKSTNFMDQIDMPTEIEITAWYTPEIPVNQGPENYWGLPGLIMEVNTGKTVILCSKVVLNPKDKKEIKAPTKGKAVSQKEFDEIVKKKMEEMREMGGGRGGFQMRVGG, translated from the coding sequence ATGAAAACTATTGTAGTTACTTTACTTACTTTTTTTGCGGCTGTAATTAGTGCAATTGCTCAGGATTTTCAAGGAATGGCTGTCTATGAATCAAAAACGAGTACGTCAGATTTTCAATCTAGTTTTGCCGGAAATAGAGATATAACACCAGAAATGCAGAAAATGTTTGAAGAACGTATGAAAAAAATGTTTGAAAAAACGTTTGTTCTTCATTTTAACAGAAATGCATCCATTTATAAAGAAGAAGAAAAATTAGATGCTCCGGGTCAAGGAAATTCCGGATTTAGAATGGCGAGCTCAATGATGGGTGGTGGCGGAACGCAATATAAAAACATCAAAGAAAAAACATACAGTGTTGATAAAGAGGTTTTTGGTAAAGAGTTTTTGGTAAAAGATTCTCTTCCGGTTTTAGAATGGAAAATGGGAAGCGAAACCAAGAAAATTGGCGATTATACTTGCTACAAAGCAACCGCTATGAGAAAAATAGATCAATCTGATTTTAGAAATATTCGAATGAAAAAGGATGATGAAAAAAAGAATGAAAATGAATCGTCTAACAAAAAAGTAGAAGAAAAATCTACAAATTTTATGGATCAAATAGATATGCCTACTGAAATTGAAATTACCGCTTGGTACACGCCGGAAATTCCGGTGAATCAAGGCCCTGAAAATTATTGGGGATTGCCGGGTTTAATCATGGAAGTGAACACAGGAAAAACGGTAATTTTATGTTCAAAAGTGGTTTTAAATCCAAAAGACAAAAAAGAAATCAAAGCACCAACCAAAGGAAAAGCTGTTTCACAAAAGGAATTTGATGAAATTGTGAAGAAAAAAATGGAGGAAATGAGAGAAATGGGTGGTGGACGAGGTGGTTTTCAAATGAGAGTTGGCGGATAA
- a CDS encoding sensor histidine kinase — MNSKKYSYIIIFISITILATIGLQIFWNIKNYEENKNRLVNEVQIALDNSIEYYYTEDSKENFLSFINESEQISNEDFIESIKLDTVFKKSKKKSKKTSNINIKATNNPKKNALNSVLIDTVSIHSKKIKHSVITSIYNEKNDSASKNNIKWNKFEPHEIKSITVLKGKKASDSIMKLKSLANKIVISLAKDSLEFDKISKALDNELNRKNIQISYDLIHLKADTLFDSFESSNKDPLTLQTFSKSTYLPNNQKLKLSFSNPTRLLLKRSLTEITLSLLLSLSIIGCLLYLLKIINQQKKIDEIKNDFISNITHEFKTPITTVSTAIEGIRNFNHTNDTEKTNRYLDISNQQLIKLEGMVEKLLETASIETDKLLLQKKSTDLVVLIHSLIEKNQFILADKKLAFETNLVNCFANVDCFHFENTISNLIDNAIKYGGNQIIVKLVKDKNAIKISIEDNGKGIDKQHRNKIFDKFYRIPKGNVHDVKGFGIGLYYAKKIIEKHGGTLTLIQSNQSTIFQLLLSDERKN; from the coding sequence ATGAACTCAAAAAAGTATTCTTATATTATTATTTTTATCTCTATCACCATTTTGGCTACAATTGGTTTACAGATCTTTTGGAATATAAAAAACTATGAAGAAAATAAAAATAGACTTGTAAACGAAGTTCAAATTGCACTAGACAACAGCATAGAATATTATTATACTGAAGATTCTAAAGAAAATTTTTTGTCGTTTATTAATGAATCTGAACAAATATCTAACGAAGATTTTATAGAAAGCATCAAACTAGACACTGTTTTTAAAAAATCAAAAAAAAAATCAAAAAAAACATCAAACATTAATATAAAAGCAACGAATAATCCTAAAAAAAATGCTCTTAATTCTGTGTTAATCGACACTGTTTCCATTCATTCAAAAAAAATAAAACATTCTGTTATTACGTCGATTTATAATGAAAAAAATGATTCTGCATCTAAAAACAACATCAAATGGAATAAATTTGAGCCTCATGAAATTAAATCTATCACCGTTTTAAAAGGCAAAAAAGCTAGCGATAGCATTATGAAATTGAAAAGTTTGGCTAACAAAATAGTTATTTCGCTTGCCAAAGATTCACTTGAATTTGATAAAATCAGCAAGGCATTAGACAACGAATTGAATAGAAAAAACATTCAAATTTCTTATGATTTAATTCATTTAAAAGCTGATACGCTCTTTGATTCATTTGAATCTTCAAACAAAGATCCGTTGACTTTGCAAACGTTTTCAAAATCAACTTATTTACCTAACAATCAAAAATTAAAACTTTCATTTTCAAACCCAACTCGTTTATTATTAAAACGAAGTTTAACCGAAATTACACTATCTCTTTTGCTTTCACTTTCTATCATTGGTTGTTTGTTATACTTGCTTAAAATCATCAATCAACAGAAAAAAATTGATGAAATTAAGAACGACTTTATTAGCAATATTACTCATGAATTTAAAACTCCAATTACAACAGTTTCTACTGCCATTGAAGGAATCAGAAATTTTAATCATACCAACGACACCGAAAAAACCAATCGTTATTTAGACATTTCCAATCAGCAATTAATAAAATTGGAAGGCATGGTTGAAAAATTGCTCGAAACAGCTTCAATTGAAACCGATAAACTTTTGTTGCAAAAAAAATCTACCGATCTTGTTGTACTAATCCATTCGTTAATAGAAAAAAATCAGTTTATTCTAGCTGATAAAAAATTAGCATTTGAAACTAATCTAGTAAATTGTTTTGCGAATGTTGATTGTTTTCATTTTGAAAATACTATTTCTAACTTAATTGACAATGCCATTAAATACGGAGGAAATCAAATTATTGTTAAGTTAGTTAAAGATAAAAACGCTATAAAAATAAGTATTGAAGACAACGGAAAAGGCATAGACAAGCAACACCGAAATAAGATTTTTGATAAGTTTTACAGAATTCCGAAAGGCAATGTTCACGATGTAAAAGGTTTTGGAATTGGTCTTTATTATGCTAAAAAAATAATCGAAAAACACGGCGGAACGTTGACATTAATTCAATCTAATCAATCCACAATTTTTCAACTTTTATTATCCGATGAAAGAAAAAATTAG
- a CDS encoding inorganic diphosphatase — MSPAKQNTFDVLIEIPKGSRNKYEYDFELKKIRYDRMIFSSMMYPADYGFIPETLALDGDPLDVLVLVTEPTFPGCVMEVKPIGVFHMADEKGPDEKVICVPVSDPVWNKLNDLSDVNPHLLKEIEHFFQVYKDLEQKKVDVEGWGDVTEAKEIIEKCVDRFANLENKVAGLFSIR, encoded by the coding sequence ATGAGTCCAGCAAAACAAAACACTTTTGATGTATTGATTGAAATACCAAAAGGAAGTAGAAATAAATATGAATACGATTTTGAATTAAAAAAAATTCGTTACGACAGAATGATTTTCTCTTCGATGATGTATCCTGCCGATTACGGATTCATTCCTGAAACATTAGCATTAGACGGCGATCCTTTGGATGTATTGGTTTTGGTGACCGAACCCACTTTTCCCGGATGTGTAATGGAGGTAAAACCAATCGGTGTTTTCCACATGGCAGACGAAAAAGGACCGGATGAAAAAGTGATTTGTGTGCCGGTTTCTGATCCGGTTTGGAACAAATTAAATGATTTATCCGATGTAAATCCGCATTTATTAAAAGAAATTGAACATTTTTTCCAAGTTTATAAAGATTTAGAACAGAAAAAAGTAGATGTAGAAGGTTGGGGAGATGTTACAGAAGCCAAAGAAATCATCGAAAAATGTGTAGACCGTTTTGCTAATTTGGAAAACAAAGTAGCAGGTTTATTTAGTATTCGTTAA
- a CDS encoding GLPGLI family protein encodes MKKLLIMIITATILFVVSSLKAQEFSGQAVYFSKTVMKGMKMKINGVEMSEAEQEKFEQRMNKMNEKTFFLDFNKYESVYYEEQKLDAPTSKSGMVFSSSDTEKIYKEIKTNQKMAEKDFFGKEFLIVDSLPNWNWQLEGETKKIGDYTCYKAVSIKKATSEELADYEESKKKQEQSKTSFFMMSEPKDRVTTVWYTPEIPVSQGPGEFWGLPGLILEASFDDTTILCSKVVINPKEKIRINKPKKGKKITEKEYDKIVEDKLSEYKDGDGVIQIKIDKN; translated from the coding sequence ATGAAAAAATTACTCATAATGATAATAACTGCAACTATTTTATTTGTAGTTTCATCTTTAAAGGCTCAAGAATTTTCAGGTCAAGCCGTTTATTTTTCTAAAACGGTTATGAAAGGAATGAAAATGAAAATTAATGGTGTTGAAATGTCTGAAGCCGAACAAGAAAAATTTGAACAAAGAATGAATAAGATGAATGAAAAAACATTCTTCTTAGATTTTAATAAATATGAATCGGTTTATTATGAAGAACAAAAATTAGATGCACCGACGTCTAAATCAGGAATGGTGTTTTCTTCTTCAGATACTGAAAAGATTTATAAAGAAATAAAAACAAACCAAAAAATGGCTGAAAAGGATTTTTTTGGCAAAGAATTTTTAATAGTTGATTCATTGCCCAATTGGAATTGGCAGTTGGAAGGAGAAACTAAAAAAATAGGAGATTACACTTGCTATAAAGCCGTCTCTATAAAAAAAGCAACGTCAGAAGAATTGGCAGATTATGAAGAATCTAAAAAGAAACAAGAACAAAGTAAAACCAGTTTTTTTATGATGTCTGAACCTAAAGATAGAGTTACAACGGTTTGGTACACGCCGGAAATTCCGGTAAGTCAAGGTCCGGGAGAGTTTTGGGGTTTGCCCGGACTTATTTTAGAAGCAAGTTTTGATGACACAACCATTCTTTGCTCTAAAGTTGTTATTAATCCGAAAGAAAAAATCCGTATCAACAAACCAAAAAAAGGAAAGAAAATCACCGAAAAAGAATACGATAAAATTGTTGAAGACAAATTATCTGAATACAAAGATGGCGATGGTGTAATTCAAATAAAAATTGATAAAAACTAA
- a CDS encoding carboxypeptidase regulatory-like domain-containing protein has product MKKILSFLLFLLISIAYSQNIRFDGFVTDSKAMPMEMANVMAINQATKAMDAYAITNDKGKFVLNLKANADYVVKVSYIGYKPLEVNLKTASENLSQVLIVEEGGIELEGVEIVKEMPVSIKGDTIVYNADSFSTGTERKLEDILKKLPGVEVNADGEVEVEGKKVSKLMVEGKDFFDGDTKLGVKNIPADAIDKVQVLRNYNENSVLKGVENNEDNIAMNIKLKEGKKNFWFGDVTAGIGVAHEEERYLVNPKLFYYSPKYSINLMGNFNNIGELPLTMQDYFKFTGGFRNMMAKGGSSFNVSSNDLGISLLRNNRAKEIETSFGATNFSYNITKAWSLSGFGIISSSITDLETVSQTNILQPNSSEVLSTENREENIHQKSNLGLFKLSSKLNPNEKFQLDYDVLVKTSKQDENNDLLRESIFNNLSQTENIISQKEQDPISVNQNFGIYFMQSDKNVFAFEMQHLYQEEDPFYNANLQLQPFNFSDYVQGQNRNDINQQRFVKTNKVDTKLDYYYMVTPKSNINVTLGNTNSYQSFNSYIFQILDNGTRNDLDSQENSNDVTYRFNDAFVGLHYKILAGKFTFTPGVSLHQFSMNNEQLGSEFKQNFTRLLPDFYALYQIKKSESLTYNFALTNNFTDINQLAEGFVFSNYNSLFRGNRTLENSTAITHTLNYRRFNMFNFENIFANVTYRKAIDAVKTQAVFTGVNQFSSPFNSEFADETVSGFANYGRSFLKYYKASLGANLTWSKFNNIQNNVQQSTESINQTYTVRASTNYKTLPNLEIGYSFTVNDYNDNKFYTDRPFAKLDYFFLNSFSFVTEYEFFHYYNKDKTVENEYDFLSASLIYQKTKSSKWEYKISATNILNTTSLNSDSFSQFATSTSQYRVQPRYVIFSLKYNL; this is encoded by the coding sequence ATGAAAAAAATACTGTCTTTTCTTTTGTTTTTACTTATTTCAATAGCCTATTCTCAGAACATTAGGTTTGATGGTTTTGTAACCGATTCTAAAGCCATGCCAATGGAAATGGCAAACGTTATGGCAATTAATCAGGCAACAAAAGCAATGGATGCCTATGCTATTACTAACGACAAAGGAAAATTTGTTTTGAACCTAAAAGCCAATGCTGATTATGTGGTTAAAGTTAGCTATATTGGGTATAAACCATTGGAAGTAAATCTAAAAACAGCCTCAGAAAATTTATCGCAAGTTTTGATTGTTGAAGAAGGAGGAATAGAACTTGAAGGTGTTGAAATTGTAAAAGAAATGCCGGTTTCCATTAAAGGCGATACGATTGTTTATAATGCCGATTCTTTTTCAACTGGAACAGAACGAAAGTTGGAAGACATTTTGAAAAAACTTCCCGGAGTAGAAGTAAATGCCGATGGCGAAGTGGAAGTTGAAGGGAAAAAAGTGTCAAAATTAATGGTAGAAGGGAAAGATTTTTTTGACGGAGATACTAAATTAGGTGTAAAAAATATTCCGGCTGATGCGATTGATAAAGTGCAAGTTCTTAGAAATTATAACGAAAATTCGGTTTTAAAAGGTGTAGAAAACAATGAAGACAACATTGCCATGAATATTAAACTAAAAGAAGGGAAAAAGAACTTTTGGTTTGGTGATGTTACTGCAGGAATTGGTGTAGCACATGAAGAAGAACGTTATTTAGTGAATCCGAAATTGTTTTATTACAGTCCAAAATACAGCATTAATTTGATGGGAAACTTCAATAATATTGGCGAATTGCCTTTAACGATGCAAGATTATTTTAAGTTCACAGGCGGATTTAGAAATATGATGGCAAAAGGAGGAAGTTCGTTTAATGTTTCATCTAACGATTTGGGAATTTCGTTACTCCGAAACAATCGAGCAAAAGAAATTGAAACTAGTTTTGGAGCAACCAACTTTTCATACAACATAACCAAAGCTTGGTCTTTGAGCGGTTTTGGTATAATTTCTTCATCAATTACTGATTTAGAAACAGTTTCGCAAACCAATATTTTACAACCCAATTCATCCGAAGTTTTATCAACAGAAAATAGAGAAGAAAATATTCATCAAAAAAGTAATCTCGGATTATTTAAGTTGAGTTCTAAGTTAAATCCGAACGAAAAATTTCAATTGGATTATGATGTATTAGTAAAAACTTCAAAGCAAGATGAAAATAATGATTTGTTGCGAGAATCGATTTTTAATAACCTATCTCAAACAGAAAATATTATTTCTCAAAAAGAACAAGATCCAATTTCTGTCAATCAAAATTTCGGAATATATTTTATGCAAAGCGACAAAAACGTGTTTGCTTTTGAAATGCAACATTTGTATCAAGAGGAAGATCCTTTTTATAATGCCAATTTGCAATTGCAACCGTTTAATTTTTCTGATTACGTTCAAGGACAAAATCGAAACGATATTAATCAACAACGTTTTGTAAAAACAAATAAAGTAGATACAAAATTGGATTATTATTACATGGTTACACCAAAAAGTAATATTAATGTAACGTTAGGAAACACAAATTCTTACCAAAGTTTTAATTCGTATATTTTTCAAATTTTGGATAATGGAACACGCAATGATCTAGACAGTCAAGAAAACTCAAATGATGTAACCTATCGTTTTAATGATGCTTTTGTGGGATTGCATTATAAAATTTTAGCGGGTAAATTCACCTTTACGCCGGGAGTTAGTCTTCATCAATTTTCAATGAATAACGAACAATTAGGTTCAGAATTCAAGCAAAACTTCACTCGTCTATTGCCTGACTTTTATGCTTTGTATCAAATAAAAAAATCAGAATCATTAACTTATAATTTTGCTCTAACTAATAATTTTACAGATATTAATCAATTGGCAGAAGGTTTTGTTTTTTCAAATTATAATAGTCTTTTTAGAGGTAATCGTACGTTAGAAAACTCCACAGCGATTACACACACACTCAATTACAGAAGATTTAACATGTTTAATTTTGAAAATATTTTTGCCAATGTAACCTATAGAAAAGCAATAGATGCTGTTAAAACACAAGCCGTTTTTACGGGAGTAAACCAGTTTTCTTCGCCGTTTAATTCTGAATTTGCAGATGAAACAGTTTCCGGTTTTGCCAATTACGGAAGATCATTTTTAAAATATTACAAAGCTTCTTTGGGAGCAAATCTAACGTGGTCTAAGTTTAATAATATTCAAAATAATGTTCAGCAATCAACCGAAAGTATAAACCAAACCTATACAGTTCGTGCATCTACAAATTATAAAACACTTCCCAATCTGGAAATTGGTTACAGTTTTACAGTGAATGATTATAATGATAATAAGTTTTACACAGATAGACCATTTGCTAAATTAGATTATTTCTTTTTGAATAGCTTTTCTTTTGTAACAGAATATGAGTTTTTTCACTACTATAATAAAGATAAAACAGTTGAAAATGAATATGATTTTCTTTCGGCTAGTTTAATCTATCAAAAAACAAAATCAAGTAAGTGGGAATATAAAATTTCTGCCACAAATATTTTAAACACAACTTCATTAAATAGCGATAGTTTTTCGCAATTTGCAACAAGTACTTCACAATACCGAGTTCAGCCACGATATGTTATTTTTAGTTTAAAATACAATTTATAA
- a CDS encoding response regulator transcription factor, whose amino-acid sequence MKEKIRILLAEDEPALALIVKESLETRNFTVIHCKDGEEAFDAFAKEKPEILVLDVMMPKKDGFTLASEIRKIDKKTPIIFLTAKSQTQDVVNGFNNGGNDYLKKPFSMEELIVRIHSLLGRINPPEVAEEIKLGAFLFNSIKQTLTFKNNIENLTHRETLLLQLLSENKNEIIDRSIILKKIWGDDDFFNGRSMDVFITKLRKKLQQDPSIQIINIRGQGYKFTV is encoded by the coding sequence ATGAAAGAAAAAATTAGAATACTTCTGGCAGAAGATGAGCCAGCATTGGCACTCATTGTTAAAGAAAGTTTAGAAACCCGAAACTTTACTGTGATTCATTGCAAAGATGGTGAAGAAGCTTTTGATGCTTTTGCAAAAGAAAAGCCAGAAATCTTGGTGCTTGATGTGATGATGCCAAAAAAAGACGGATTTACATTGGCTTCAGAAATTAGAAAAATTGACAAAAAAACGCCAATTATCTTTCTAACAGCCAAATCGCAAACACAAGATGTTGTAAACGGATTTAACAATGGTGGCAACGATTATTTAAAAAAGCCATTTAGTATGGAAGAGCTCATTGTTAGAATTCATTCGTTGTTGGGAAGAATTAATCCTCCGGAAGTTGCCGAGGAAATTAAACTTGGAGCTTTTTTATTTAATTCAATCAAACAAACGCTTACTTTTAAAAACAATATCGAAAACTTAACTCATCGTGAAACTTTACTACTTCAATTGTTGTCTGAAAACAAAAATGAAATTATTGATCGCTCCATTATTTTAAAGAAAATTTGGGGTGATGATGATTTTTTTAACGGCAGAAGCATGGATGTTTTTATTACAAAGCTTCGAAAAAAACTGCAACAAGACCCTAGTATTCAGATTATTAACATTAGAGGTCAAGGTTATAAATTTACAGTATAA